One segment of Alistipes finegoldii DSM 17242 DNA contains the following:
- the lysA gene encoding diaminopimelate decarboxylase — protein MLSRQIAQKLRGYETPFYLYDTALLRQTLESVVYESKKYGYKVHYAIKANYDDHLLAIIREYGLGIDCASGNELRKAVEAGFDPKGIVYAGVGKRDKELRYAIGQEIMAINCESIEELELVDRLAGEAGKKTDVALRINPDIDPKTNHCIDTGQADSKFGISYEEVLEHAKEIKSLKHINIVGIHLHIGSQIRELHVFENMCNKVNVIVENLEKLGFSFRFVDVGGGLGVNYDVPENEPIPNFASLFSIVHNHLAVGDREVHFEFGRSIVAECGELITTVLFNKTTATGRKLVIVDASMTELIRPALYGSYHNIENITSEDEVREKYTIVGTACESTDVFDENVTLRKTRRGDLLTLKSAGAYGMSMASRYNLHDLPGAVYSDEIR, from the coding sequence ATGCTGAGCAGACAAATCGCACAAAAGCTTCGGGGCTACGAAACCCCTTTCTATCTCTATGATACGGCGCTGTTGCGCCAGACCCTCGAAAGCGTCGTCTACGAGTCCAAAAAGTACGGCTACAAGGTGCATTATGCCATCAAAGCCAACTATGACGACCATCTGCTGGCTATTATCCGCGAATACGGGCTGGGCATCGACTGCGCGAGCGGCAACGAGCTGCGCAAGGCCGTCGAAGCCGGATTCGACCCCAAGGGCATCGTTTACGCCGGCGTCGGCAAGCGCGACAAGGAGCTGCGTTACGCCATCGGGCAGGAGATCATGGCGATCAACTGCGAATCGATCGAGGAGCTGGAGCTCGTGGACCGGCTTGCGGGCGAGGCCGGCAAGAAGACCGACGTGGCGCTGCGCATCAACCCCGACATCGACCCCAAGACCAATCACTGCATTGATACTGGTCAGGCCGACAGTAAGTTCGGAATTTCATATGAAGAGGTGCTTGAGCATGCCAAGGAGATCAAGTCGCTCAAGCATATCAATATCGTAGGCATCCACCTGCATATCGGTTCGCAGATCCGCGAGCTGCATGTGTTCGAGAACATGTGCAACAAGGTGAACGTCATCGTCGAGAACCTCGAAAAGCTGGGCTTCTCGTTCCGCTTCGTCGATGTCGGCGGCGGCTTGGGCGTTAATTACGACGTGCCTGAGAACGAGCCTATTCCCAACTTCGCGTCGCTCTTCTCGATCGTGCACAACCACCTCGCCGTCGGCGACCGCGAAGTGCATTTCGAGTTCGGCCGTTCGATCGTCGCCGAGTGCGGCGAGCTGATTACGACGGTGCTTTTCAACAAGACCACCGCCACGGGCCGCAAGCTGGTGATCGTCGATGCCAGCATGACCGAGCTGATCCGCCCTGCGCTCTACGGTTCGTACCACAACATCGAAAACATCACCTCGGAAGACGAGGTGCGCGAAAAGTACACCATCGTCGGCACGGCCTGCGAATCGACCGACGTATTCGACGAAAACGTCACGCTTCGCAAGACCCGCCGCGGCGATCTGCTGACCCTCAAGTCGGCCGGGGCCTACGGCATGTCGATGGCGTCGCGCTACAACCTCCACGACCTTCCGGGCGCGGTTTACAGCGACGAAATCCGGTAG
- a CDS encoding TrpB-like pyridoxal phosphate-dependent enzyme: MKTKKFCLTENQMPAQWYNIVADMPNKPLPPLHPATKQPVTKEQMSAIFAEELIDQEMSAERFIDIPEEVQEIYKIWRPTPLVRATGLEKALGTPAKIYFKNESVSPAGSHKPNTAVPQAYYNYKQGIRRLTTETGAGQWGAAIAFAAKHFGIDLQVYMVKVSYDQKPYRRLMMNTWGAECIASPSTLTASGRAALERDPNCSGSLGLAISEAIEVALQHPEDTRYCLGSVLNHVILHQTVIGQEAVAQMEMADAEPDVVIGCFGGGSNFAGLGFPFLRKNLTEGKKIRIVAVEPSSCPKLTRGSFQYDFGDVAGFTPLLPMYTLGHDFQPSDIHAGGLRYHGAGSIVSQLLKDGLVEAQSLPQTETLAAGILFAKTEGIIPAPESTHAIAAAIREAMQAKEEGTPKTILFNLSGNGVIDLYAYEQYLAGALKDYAPGDAEIAKTVSRLEQLI, translated from the coding sequence ATGAAAACGAAAAAATTCTGCCTGACCGAGAATCAGATGCCCGCGCAATGGTACAACATCGTGGCCGACATGCCCAACAAACCGCTGCCCCCGCTGCATCCCGCGACCAAGCAGCCCGTAACCAAAGAGCAGATGAGCGCCATTTTCGCCGAAGAGCTGATCGATCAGGAGATGTCCGCGGAGCGGTTCATCGACATTCCCGAAGAGGTGCAGGAGATTTACAAAATATGGAGACCCACGCCGCTCGTGCGGGCTACGGGGCTGGAGAAGGCGCTCGGCACGCCCGCGAAAATCTATTTCAAGAACGAGAGCGTCTCGCCGGCCGGATCGCACAAGCCCAACACCGCCGTGCCGCAGGCCTACTACAACTACAAGCAGGGCATCCGCCGCCTGACCACCGAGACGGGCGCGGGGCAGTGGGGCGCGGCGATCGCATTCGCGGCCAAGCACTTCGGCATAGACCTGCAGGTTTACATGGTCAAGGTCAGCTACGACCAGAAACCCTACCGGCGGCTGATGATGAACACTTGGGGCGCCGAGTGCATCGCATCGCCCAGCACGCTCACGGCATCGGGCCGTGCGGCGCTTGAACGCGACCCGAACTGTTCGGGAAGCCTCGGACTGGCCATTTCGGAGGCGATCGAAGTGGCGCTGCAACACCCCGAAGATACGCGGTACTGTCTGGGAAGCGTGCTGAACCACGTCATCCTGCATCAGACCGTGATCGGACAGGAAGCCGTGGCGCAGATGGAGATGGCCGACGCCGAGCCGGACGTGGTGATCGGATGCTTCGGCGGCGGCAGCAACTTCGCGGGACTGGGATTCCCGTTCCTGCGCAAGAACCTCACGGAAGGCAAAAAAATCCGGATCGTGGCGGTCGAGCCGTCGAGCTGCCCGAAACTCACGCGCGGCAGTTTCCAGTACGACTTCGGCGACGTGGCGGGATTCACGCCCCTGCTGCCGATGTATACGCTGGGGCACGATTTCCAGCCGTCGGACATCCACGCGGGCGGACTGCGTTACCACGGCGCGGGGTCGATCGTCAGCCAGCTGCTCAAAGACGGACTCGTCGAAGCGCAGTCGCTGCCGCAGACCGAGACCCTCGCCGCAGGCATTCTCTTCGCCAAGACCGAGGGCATCATCCCGGCGCCGGAATCGACGCACGCCATCGCCGCGGCCATCCGCGAAGCCATGCAGGCCAAAGAGGAGGGGACGCCCAAGACGATTCTGTTCAACCTCTCAGGCAACGGCGTGATCGACCTCTACGCCTACGAACAGTATCTGGCGGGAGCGCTGAAAGACTATGCGCCGGGGGATGCGGAAATCGCAAAGACGGTCAGCCGGCTGGAGCAGCTGATATGA
- the pheT gene encoding phenylalanine--tRNA ligase subunit beta: MNISYNWLKRYLDTDLPAEEIARILTDIGLEVEGFEKIETVKGGLHGVVVGEVLTCTDHPDSDHLHLTTVDVGAGDPLQIVCGAPNCRAGLKVLCATVGTVLYPGGGDEEFKIKRSKIRGVESLGMLCAEDELGIGASHDGIMELPADARVGMTAKEYLGIEDDYLIEVGLTPNRVDAASHIGVARDLAAYLRSQGLNAEVKMPDVSAFAPDNHDLPVTVRVENHEAAPRYAGVTVKNCKIGPSPEWMQNCLRAAGINPKNNLVDITNFVLFELGQPLHAFDAAKIEGREVVVRTCTEGTPFVTLDGVERKLTADDLMICSAERPMCIAGVFGGLDSGIGDTTTDVFIESAYFNPVWVRKTAKRFGLNTDSSFRFERGVDPNMQVYAAKRAALLMKELAGGEISSDITDIYPNPVEDFKFDISFARIDSLIGKKIPEDTVRTILAALEVKILAEKEGVLSVAVPPYRVDVQREADLVEDILRIYGYNNVEIPSRVRSTLSYAPKPDRSKLMNLAADFLTSNGFTEIMSNSLTKAAYYEGLESYKAENCVRILNPLSADLNVMRQTLLFNMLEAVQLNANRKNGDLKLYEFGNCYFYDESKRSEENRLAAYSEEYRLAIAVTGVAEPASWNARPQAASFFTLRAVAEKLLRRFGIDIYALRTETLQNDLFGEALSMSLGGKELLQIGTVSAKIRRRLDVKQDVYYLEMNFDALVKSTRKHKIAAEELSKFPEVKRDLALLIDKQVTFSALRDVAFATERKLLKSVSLFDVYEGDKLPEGKKSYALSFILEDKTRTLDEKTIEKAMRNLTAQFEQRCGAQVRG, from the coding sequence ATGAATATTTCGTATAACTGGCTTAAACGCTATCTCGACACCGATCTTCCGGCCGAAGAAATCGCACGGATACTGACCGACATCGGACTCGAAGTCGAGGGTTTCGAGAAGATCGAGACCGTAAAGGGCGGGCTTCACGGCGTCGTGGTCGGCGAGGTGCTGACCTGCACGGACCATCCAGATTCGGACCACCTGCACCTCACGACGGTCGATGTCGGCGCCGGTGATCCCCTGCAGATCGTCTGCGGCGCGCCCAACTGCCGGGCCGGGCTGAAGGTGCTCTGCGCCACGGTCGGCACGGTGCTCTACCCCGGCGGCGGTGACGAGGAATTCAAGATCAAACGCAGCAAAATCCGCGGCGTGGAGTCGCTCGGCATGCTTTGCGCCGAGGACGAACTGGGCATCGGGGCCTCGCACGACGGCATTATGGAACTTCCGGCCGACGCCCGCGTCGGTATGACGGCCAAAGAATACCTCGGCATCGAGGACGACTACCTGATTGAGGTGGGACTCACCCCCAACCGCGTCGATGCCGCGTCGCATATCGGCGTGGCGCGCGATTTGGCGGCTTACCTCAGGAGTCAGGGCCTGAACGCCGAAGTGAAGATGCCCGACGTCTCGGCCTTCGCTCCCGACAACCATGACCTGCCGGTGACCGTCCGCGTCGAGAACCACGAAGCGGCCCCCCGCTACGCGGGCGTGACGGTGAAGAACTGCAAAATAGGCCCTTCGCCTGAGTGGATGCAGAACTGCCTGCGCGCCGCGGGCATCAACCCCAAGAACAATCTGGTCGATATCACCAACTTCGTGCTCTTCGAGCTGGGGCAGCCCCTGCACGCGTTCGACGCGGCGAAGATCGAAGGCCGCGAAGTCGTGGTCCGCACCTGCACCGAAGGCACGCCTTTCGTGACATTGGACGGCGTGGAGCGAAAACTGACGGCCGACGATCTGATGATCTGCTCGGCCGAGCGTCCGATGTGCATCGCCGGAGTCTTCGGCGGACTGGATTCGGGCATCGGCGACACGACGACCGACGTATTTATCGAGAGCGCCTATTTCAACCCCGTGTGGGTGCGCAAGACTGCCAAGCGTTTCGGCCTGAACACCGATTCGTCGTTCCGTTTCGAGCGCGGCGTCGATCCCAACATGCAGGTCTATGCCGCCAAGCGCGCCGCCCTGCTGATGAAGGAGCTGGCCGGGGGCGAGATTTCGAGCGACATTACCGACATCTATCCCAATCCTGTCGAAGACTTCAAATTCGACATCTCCTTCGCCCGCATCGACTCGCTGATCGGCAAGAAGATTCCCGAAGATACGGTCCGCACGATCCTCGCCGCGCTGGAAGTGAAGATTCTCGCCGAGAAAGAGGGCGTGCTGAGCGTCGCCGTGCCGCCCTATCGTGTGGACGTGCAGCGCGAAGCCGACCTCGTCGAGGATATTCTCCGCATCTATGGCTACAACAATGTCGAGATTCCCTCGCGCGTCCGCTCGACGCTCTCCTATGCGCCGAAGCCCGACCGCAGCAAGCTGATGAATCTCGCGGCCGATTTCCTGACCTCCAACGGCTTCACCGAGATCATGTCCAACTCGCTGACCAAGGCGGCCTACTACGAGGGGCTGGAGTCCTACAAGGCCGAAAACTGCGTGCGCATCCTCAATCCGCTGAGCGCCGACCTGAACGTGATGCGTCAGACGCTGCTGTTCAACATGCTTGAAGCCGTGCAGCTCAACGCCAACCGCAAGAACGGCGACCTGAAACTCTACGAGTTCGGCAACTGCTATTTCTACGACGAGTCGAAACGCTCGGAGGAGAACCGCCTCGCGGCCTACTCCGAGGAGTACCGTCTGGCGATCGCCGTGACGGGCGTGGCCGAGCCTGCGTCGTGGAACGCCCGGCCGCAGGCTGCGTCGTTCTTCACGCTGCGCGCCGTGGCCGAGAAACTTCTGCGCCGCTTCGGCATCGACATCTATGCGCTCCGGACCGAGACGCTGCAAAACGACCTCTTCGGCGAGGCGCTCTCGATGTCGCTTGGCGGCAAGGAGCTGCTGCAGATCGGCACGGTAAGTGCTAAAATCCGCCGTCGACTCGATGTCAAGCAGGATGTTTACTATCTGGAGATGAATTTCGACGCGCTCGTGAAATCGACCCGCAAGCATAAGATTGCGGCCGAGGAGCTTTCGAAGTTCCCCGAAGTGAAACGCGACTTGGCCCTTCTGATCGACAAGCAGGTGACCTTCTCGGCGCTGCGCGACGTGGCGTTCGCCACTGAGCGCAAACTGCTCAAGAGCGTTTCGCTGTTCGACGTCTACGAGGGCGACAAACTTCCCGAAGGCAAGAAATCCTACGCCCTGAGCTTCATCCTCGAAGACAAGACCCGCACGCTCGACGAGAAGACGATCGAAAAGGCGATGAGGAACCTCACCGCGCAGTTCGAACAGCGGTGCGGAGCTCAGGTCCGCGGTTGA
- a CDS encoding UbiA-like polyprenyltransferase, with protein sequence MNTVSKYLSLVKFAHTIFAMPFAAVGFVYAYATLPAGAHDAAWWLTRAVQVLLCMVFARNTAMGFNRWADRRIDAENPRTAGREIPAGVIPARHALRFVAVNALLFIAAASTINLLTALLSPVALFIILFYSYCKRFTALAHLVLGLSLGIAPVGAYIAVTGRIALEPCILSLLVMTWCGGFDIIYALQDAAFDRERGLHSIPARFSARTALALSCGLHAVSVAALLWFASCCPGSAWFWTGAGIFTGLLVLEHLLVTPSRQRNIGIAFGTLNGLASLTLAAGIIVDLLK encoded by the coding sequence ATGAATACCGTATCGAAATACCTTTCGCTGGTGAAGTTCGCCCATACGATCTTCGCCATGCCTTTCGCCGCCGTCGGCTTCGTCTACGCCTATGCGACGCTGCCTGCCGGGGCGCACGACGCGGCGTGGTGGCTCACGCGCGCGGTGCAGGTCCTGCTCTGCATGGTCTTCGCCCGCAATACGGCCATGGGCTTCAACCGCTGGGCCGACCGTCGCATCGACGCCGAAAATCCCCGCACCGCGGGCCGCGAAATCCCCGCCGGCGTGATTCCGGCCCGGCATGCCCTCCGCTTCGTGGCGGTCAATGCCCTGCTGTTCATCGCCGCCGCTTCGACGATCAACCTGCTGACGGCCCTGCTGTCACCCGTGGCGCTGTTCATCATTCTGTTCTACAGCTACTGCAAACGCTTTACCGCGCTGGCCCATCTGGTGCTGGGGCTTTCGCTCGGCATCGCGCCCGTCGGGGCCTATATCGCCGTCACGGGGCGTATCGCCCTCGAACCCTGCATCCTCTCGCTGCTGGTGATGACGTGGTGCGGCGGCTTCGACATCATCTACGCCCTGCAGGACGCCGCCTTCGACCGCGAAAGGGGCCTGCACTCCATTCCCGCGCGCTTTTCGGCCCGCACGGCGCTGGCGTTGAGCTGCGGTCTGCACGCTGTGAGCGTCGCCGCCCTGTTGTGGTTCGCCTCCTGCTGCCCCGGTTCGGCGTGGTTCTGGACCGGAGCCGGGATTTTCACGGGCCTGCTGGTGCTCGAACACCTGCTCGTGACGCCCTCGCGCCAGCGCAATATCGGCATCGCTTTCGGCACGCTCAACGGCCTTGCGAGCCTCACGCTGGCCGCCGGAATAATCGTGGATTTGCTCAAATAA
- a CDS encoding EamA family transporter, translating to MWLTLAFTSAALLGFYDAAKKQSLTGNAVLPVLLLNTLFSALFLLPMIVSAECGFGWFDGTILAASSGTLRAHGLVLLKAVIVLTSWIFGYFAMKHLPITIVGPINATRPVMVLVGAMLIFGERLNACQWTGVVLTLLSLFLLSRSSRREGVDFRHNVWILCIAVAALAAVVSGLYDKYIMARLDPVFVQGWCNLYLFGLMSVVVGILWWPRRRTTTPFHWTWAIPLISFFLVLADFAYFYALHQPDAMVSVVSMVRRSSVVVSFLCGAVLFREHNLRSKAFDLAFILVGMFFLWLGSR from the coding sequence ATGTGGCTGACCCTCGCCTTCACCTCCGCCGCGCTGCTGGGCTTTTACGATGCGGCCAAGAAGCAATCCCTCACGGGGAATGCGGTGCTTCCGGTGCTGTTGCTCAACACCCTCTTCTCGGCGCTTTTCCTGCTGCCGATGATCGTCTCGGCCGAGTGCGGCTTCGGATGGTTCGACGGCACGATACTGGCCGCCTCTTCGGGCACGCTCCGGGCGCACGGACTGGTGCTGCTTAAAGCGGTCATCGTCCTCACTTCGTGGATTTTCGGCTATTTCGCCATGAAGCACCTGCCGATTACCATCGTCGGTCCGATCAATGCCACGCGCCCCGTCATGGTGCTTGTCGGCGCCATGCTCATCTTCGGCGAGCGGCTCAACGCCTGCCAGTGGACCGGCGTCGTGCTGACCCTCCTCTCGCTCTTCCTGCTGAGCCGTTCGAGCCGCCGCGAAGGGGTCGATTTCCGTCACAACGTCTGGATACTCTGTATCGCGGTGGCGGCTCTGGCCGCCGTCGTAAGCGGACTGTACGACAAATATATCATGGCGCGTCTCGACCCGGTCTTCGTGCAGGGCTGGTGCAACCTCTATCTGTTCGGCCTGATGTCGGTCGTCGTCGGCATCCTCTGGTGGCCGCGTCGCCGTACGACCACCCCGTTCCACTGGACTTGGGCCATTCCGCTGATCTCGTTCTTCCTCGTGCTGGCCGATTTCGCCTATTTCTACGCCTTGCACCAGCCCGACGCCATGGTCTCCGTCGTGTCGATGGTCCGCCGCAGTTCGGTCGTCGTCTCTTTCCTGTGCGGGGCAGTGCTGTTCCGCGAGCACAACCTCCGCTCCAAAGCCTTCGATCTGGCCTTTATCCTCGTCGGCATGTTCTTCCTCTGGCTGGGGTCGAGGTAA
- the lepA gene encoding translation elongation factor 4, giving the protein MKNIRNFCIIAHIDHGKSTLADRLLEKTNTLNQREMQAQVLDDMDLEREKGITIKSHAIQMEYKARDGQLYTLNLIDTPGHVDFSYEVSRAIASCEGALLVVDATQGIQAQTISNLYLAVGHDLEIIPVLNKIDMDSAMIDEVKDQVIDLIGCKDEDILLASGKTGLGVEEVLEAIVQRIPAPEGDENAPLQALIFDSVFNPFRGIIAYYRVFNGRIRKGEHVKFFNTGSQYDADEVGVLKLKMQPRDEIKAGDVGYICSGIKTSSDVKVGDTITTVTNPAREAIAGFEDVKPMVFAGVYPVEADQYEDLRASLEKLQLNDASLTFEPESSLALGFGFRCGFLGLLHMEIIQERLYREFDMDVITTVPNVSYRITTTQGDVVEVHNPSGLPEVTKIAKIEEPYILAQIITKSEFLGNVIKLCIDKRGVMKNQTFITQDRVEINFDMPLSEIVFDFYDKLKSISKGYASFDYHRTGYQPSKLVKLDILLNGEPVDALSSLTYTDHAYDFGRKMCEKLKELIPRQQFDIAIQAAIGAKIIARETVKAVRKDVTAKCYGGDISRKRKLLEKQKKGKKRMRQIGNVEVPQSAFLAVLKMD; this is encoded by the coding sequence ATGAAGAACATACGCAATTTTTGCATCATAGCCCACATCGACCACGGAAAGAGCACATTGGCGGACCGTCTGTTGGAAAAAACCAACACCCTGAACCAGCGCGAAATGCAGGCGCAGGTGCTCGACGATATGGACCTCGAACGCGAAAAGGGCATCACCATCAAGAGCCACGCAATCCAGATGGAATACAAGGCCCGCGACGGACAGCTGTATACGCTCAACCTGATCGACACTCCGGGACACGTGGACTTCTCGTACGAAGTTTCGCGCGCCATCGCCTCGTGCGAAGGCGCGCTGCTGGTGGTGGACGCCACGCAGGGCATTCAGGCGCAGACCATATCGAACCTCTATCTGGCTGTGGGACACGACCTCGAAATCATCCCCGTACTGAACAAGATCGACATGGACTCGGCCATGATCGACGAGGTGAAGGATCAGGTGATCGACCTGATCGGATGCAAAGACGAGGACATCCTGCTGGCGTCGGGCAAGACGGGGCTGGGCGTCGAGGAGGTGCTCGAAGCGATCGTACAGCGCATTCCGGCGCCTGAGGGCGACGAGAACGCACCGCTGCAGGCGCTGATCTTCGACTCGGTGTTCAACCCGTTCCGCGGCATCATCGCCTATTACCGCGTCTTCAACGGCCGGATCCGCAAAGGCGAGCACGTGAAGTTCTTCAACACGGGCAGTCAGTACGATGCCGACGAGGTGGGCGTGCTGAAACTCAAGATGCAGCCCCGCGACGAGATCAAGGCCGGAGACGTAGGATATATCTGCTCCGGCATCAAGACCTCGTCGGACGTGAAGGTCGGCGACACGATTACGACGGTGACGAACCCCGCGCGGGAAGCGATCGCCGGATTCGAGGACGTGAAACCGATGGTCTTCGCGGGCGTCTATCCCGTCGAAGCCGACCAGTACGAAGACCTGCGCGCGTCGCTGGAGAAACTCCAGCTGAACGACGCGTCGCTGACATTCGAGCCGGAGAGCTCGCTGGCGCTGGGATTCGGATTCCGCTGCGGATTCCTCGGACTGCTCCACATGGAGATCATTCAGGAGCGCCTCTACCGCGAATTCGACATGGACGTCATCACGACCGTGCCCAACGTGTCGTACCGCATCACCACGACGCAGGGCGACGTGGTGGAGGTGCACAACCCGTCGGGACTGCCCGAAGTGACCAAGATCGCCAAGATCGAAGAACCCTATATCCTCGCGCAGATCATCACCAAGTCCGAATTTCTGGGCAACGTCATCAAACTCTGCATCGACAAGCGCGGCGTGATGAAAAACCAGACCTTCATCACGCAGGACCGCGTGGAGATCAACTTCGACATGCCCCTTTCGGAGATCGTCTTCGACTTCTACGACAAGCTCAAGAGCATTTCGAAAGGCTATGCGTCGTTCGACTACCACCGCACGGGATACCAGCCGTCGAAGCTCGTCAAGCTGGACATCCTGCTCAACGGCGAACCGGTCGATGCGCTTTCGTCGCTCACCTATACGGACCACGCCTACGACTTCGGACGCAAAATGTGCGAGAAACTCAAGGAGCTGATCCCGCGCCAGCAGTTCGACATCGCCATACAGGCCGCCATCGGCGCCAAGATCATCGCCCGCGAGACGGTGAAAGCCGTACGCAAGGACGTGACGGCCAAGTGCTACGGCGGCGACATCTCGCGCAAGCGCAAGCTGCTCGAAAAACAGAAGAAGGGCAAGAAGCGCATGCGCCAGATCGGCAACGTGGAGGTGCCGCAGTCGGCATTCCTCGCCGTATTGAAAATGGACTAA
- a CDS encoding AMP-dependent synthetase/ligase yields the protein MKKTIIDLFESSVEKYGAKTFLLEKKHRAFEPTTYAETKELALETGAGLAAIGIRPKDKVAILAEGSNAWIVSELGMFYAGAVSVPLSVKLEESNDLLFRMRHAEVKALFVSKYQLPKIRRIRAELPEVKHIIVIGHIPLEPGETALGTLRRLGRDYLSKHREEFLAIGRGIGNDDYATITYTSGTTADPKGVVLTHRNYTANVEQSLSRIDIPSSFRTLIILPLDHCFAHVVGFYIMIACGATVATVQVGATPMETLKNIPQNIREVRPHFLLSVPALAKNFRKNIEGSIRAKGRFTERLFNLALRTAYLYNKDGYGRGQGWRVLLWPAVRLFDAVLFRKVREAFGGSLRFFVGGGALLDAELQRFFYAIGIPMFQGYGLSEATPVISTNSPKYHWHRFGSSGKILIPLDLKIVDEAGREVPRGEKGEIVIRGENVMAGYWKNPEASAETVRDGWLHTGDMGYVSKDDFLYVLGRFKSLLIASDGEKYSPEGMEEAIVDKSPYIDQIIIHNNQSPFTGAIVVPNREALRRELDSRGIAGEKRAETAAEILGGEIDRYRAGGVFGGEFPERWLPAGLAIVDEPFTEQNGLVNSTMKVVRNKVEAHFGDRLDYLYTPEGRSLKNAKNLASLKKIVA from the coding sequence ATGAAGAAGACCATCATCGACCTGTTCGAAAGCTCCGTGGAGAAATACGGTGCCAAGACATTCCTGCTGGAGAAGAAACACCGGGCGTTCGAGCCTACGACCTACGCCGAGACCAAGGAGTTGGCCTTGGAGACCGGGGCCGGGCTGGCCGCGATCGGGATTCGCCCCAAGGACAAAGTCGCCATACTGGCCGAAGGGTCCAACGCATGGATCGTCTCGGAGCTGGGCATGTTCTACGCCGGGGCGGTCAGCGTGCCGCTGTCGGTCAAGCTCGAAGAGTCGAACGACCTGCTGTTCCGCATGCGCCACGCCGAAGTGAAGGCGCTGTTCGTATCGAAATACCAGCTGCCGAAAATCCGCCGCATACGCGCCGAGCTGCCCGAAGTCAAGCATATCATCGTCATAGGCCACATACCGCTGGAGCCGGGCGAAACCGCGCTGGGAACGCTCCGCAGGCTGGGCCGCGACTATCTGTCGAAGCACCGCGAGGAGTTCCTCGCCATCGGGCGGGGGATCGGGAACGACGACTATGCGACGATCACCTACACGTCGGGCACCACGGCCGACCCCAAGGGCGTCGTGCTGACGCACCGCAACTACACGGCCAACGTCGAGCAGTCGCTTTCGCGCATCGACATTCCGTCGTCGTTCCGGACGCTCATCATACTGCCGCTGGACCACTGCTTCGCACACGTCGTGGGGTTCTACATCATGATCGCATGCGGCGCCACGGTGGCGACGGTGCAGGTCGGAGCGACGCCGATGGAGACGCTCAAGAACATTCCGCAGAATATCCGCGAAGTGCGCCCGCACTTCCTGCTGTCGGTGCCGGCGCTGGCCAAGAATTTCCGCAAGAACATCGAGGGTTCGATCCGCGCCAAGGGCCGCTTCACGGAGCGGCTGTTCAATCTGGCGCTCCGCACGGCCTACCTATATAATAAGGACGGCTACGGCCGGGGGCAGGGCTGGCGCGTCCTGCTGTGGCCTGCGGTCAGGCTGTTCGACGCCGTGCTGTTCCGCAAGGTACGCGAAGCCTTCGGCGGAAGCCTGCGCTTCTTCGTGGGCGGAGGCGCGCTGCTCGACGCGGAGCTGCAGCGGTTCTTCTACGCCATCGGCATTCCGATGTTTCAGGGATACGGACTTTCGGAGGCCACGCCCGTCATCTCGACCAATTCGCCCAAATACCACTGGCACCGTTTCGGCTCGTCGGGCAAAATCCTGATTCCGCTCGACCTGAAAATCGTGGACGAAGCGGGCCGGGAGGTGCCGCGCGGGGAAAAGGGCGAAATCGTGATCCGCGGCGAAAACGTAATGGCCGGTTACTGGAAGAATCCCGAAGCTTCGGCCGAGACCGTCCGCGACGGATGGCTGCACACGGGCGACATGGGGTATGTCTCGAAGGACGACTTCCTCTATGTGCTGGGCCGCTTCAAAAGCCTGCTGATCGCTTCGGACGGAGAGAAATACAGCCCCGAAGGAATGGAGGAGGCGATCGTGGACAAATCGCCCTACATCGACCAGATCATCATACACAACAACCAGAGTCCGTTTACGGGCGCCATCGTCGTGCCGAACCGCGAAGCGCTGCGGCGGGAGCTGGACAGCCGCGGAATCGCGGGCGAAAAGCGGGCGGAGACGGCGGCGGAGATCCTCGGCGGCGAAATCGACCGTTACCGGGCCGGCGGCGTATTCGGCGGGGAGTTCCCCGAACGCTGGCTGCCGGCGGGGCTGGCCATCGTGGACGAGCCGTTCACCGAGCAGAACGGGCTGGTGAACAGCACGATGAAGGTCGTGCGCAACAAGGTGGAAGCGCATTTCGGCGACCGTCTCGATTACCTTTACACGCCCGAAGGCCGCAGTCTCAAAAATGCGAAAAACCTCGCATCGCTGAAAAAAATCGTGGCGTAA